One Phycisphaerales bacterium genomic window carries:
- a CDS encoding site-2 protease family protein — protein MMGSGWWFAEYWNVLPMLAVGWAFWVITSVCLHELAHGVAAIRLGDDTPIYTGHMTWNPVVHMGKMSLIMFALVGITWGAMPVNPSNFRHRYGDAIVAFAGPLSNLLIFLVLMPILIGWTRYAAGNVDPVLFKNMHVFLNAGCAINLILFMFNLLPVPPLDGSRIVGDFFPRFNELWRGPNREIVAIGAFVLVFFVVGRHVASFAFRVNMAVLDQGVTLLGG, from the coding sequence ATGATGGGCTCTGGCTGGTGGTTCGCGGAGTACTGGAACGTGCTGCCGATGCTGGCCGTCGGCTGGGCGTTCTGGGTCATCACGTCGGTGTGCCTGCACGAGCTTGCGCACGGCGTTGCGGCGATCCGTCTGGGCGACGACACGCCCATTTACACCGGCCACATGACGTGGAACCCGGTGGTGCACATGGGCAAGATGTCGCTGATCATGTTCGCGCTGGTGGGCATCACATGGGGCGCAATGCCGGTGAACCCGTCGAACTTCAGGCACCGCTATGGCGACGCGATCGTGGCGTTCGCAGGTCCGCTCTCGAACCTGCTGATCTTCCTGGTACTGATGCCGATCCTGATCGGCTGGACGCGGTACGCCGCGGGCAATGTTGATCCGGTGCTGTTCAAGAACATGCACGTGTTCCTGAACGCGGGGTGCGCGATCAACCTGATCCTCTTCATGTTCAACCTGCTGCCGGTGCCGCCGCTGGACGGGTCACGGATCGTGGGCGACTTTTTCCCACGGTTCAACGAGTTGTGGCGCGGGCCCAACCGAGAAATTGTGGCGATCGGCGCGTTCGTACTGGTGTTCTTCGTGGTGGGCCGGCACGTGGCCAGCTTCGCATTCCGCGTGAATATGGCGGTGCTTGATCAAGGCGTGACGCTGCTGGGCGGGTGA
- the rplT gene encoding 50S ribosomal protein L20 — MPRVRKGAARAQARKRILRKARGYFGTKHRHKYQAENAVIRAGVYAYRDRRRIKRDYRRLWIIRITAACKMRATRYSLFMNGLRMAGITLNRKMLSQIAIEDPKLFDGLVKTALKASRATPAKVA, encoded by the coding sequence ATGCCTCGCGTTCGTAAGGGTGCGGCCCGCGCCCAGGCTCGTAAGCGGATTCTTCGCAAGGCCCGCGGCTACTTCGGCACGAAGCACCGCCACAAGTACCAGGCCGAGAACGCGGTCATCCGCGCCGGCGTGTACGCCTACCGCGACCGTCGCCGCATCAAGCGCGACTACCGCCGCCTCTGGATCATCCGCATTACCGCCGCGTGCAAGATGCGTGCGACGCGCTACAGCCTGTTCATGAACGGGCTGCGCATGGCCGGCATCACGCTCAACCGCAAGATGCTCAGCCAGATCGCCATCGAGGATCCCAAGCTGTTCGACGGGCTGGTCAAGACCGCCCTGAAGGCCAGCCGGGCCACGCCCGCGAAGGTCGCCTGA
- a CDS encoding agmatinase family protein yields MPFDPDAAAAPGTGIFGLPHTLQESRIMLLPVPFDATTSYRRGTADGPEAIRTATMQVDLYDRRFGRVYEQGIFMHESPAEIRHLSDRAGELAAPLIEGGGTTGDAKEDQRILHQVNAACEQVNAFTYHQTKLVLNAGKIPGLLGGEHSVPFGAIRAVAEHYGAIGILHLDAHMDFREAFEGFAWSHASIMHNVLSRIPQVTKLVQVGIRDVGERELEFARAQGGRVEVRYDDVWAEQLGNGTRFNDLAASVIAALPDKVYVSFDIDALDPSLCPNTGTPVPGGLSFNQASLILQMLRESGKTVVGFDLVEVAPGAEEAPEWDANVGARVLYKLCGAAMPR; encoded by the coding sequence ATGCCCTTTGACCCCGACGCAGCGGCCGCACCCGGCACCGGCATCTTCGGCCTCCCGCACACGCTGCAGGAGAGCCGCATCATGCTGCTGCCCGTGCCCTTCGATGCAACCACCTCCTACCGGCGCGGCACCGCCGACGGGCCCGAGGCCATCCGCACCGCCACCATGCAGGTCGACCTCTACGACCGCCGCTTCGGGCGCGTGTACGAGCAGGGCATCTTCATGCACGAGAGCCCGGCTGAGATCCGCCACCTGTCGGACCGCGCGGGGGAACTGGCGGCGCCGCTCATCGAGGGCGGCGGCACGACTGGCGATGCGAAGGAGGACCAGCGCATCCTGCACCAGGTGAACGCCGCGTGCGAGCAGGTCAACGCCTTCACCTACCACCAGACCAAGCTCGTGCTCAACGCGGGCAAGATCCCCGGCCTGCTCGGCGGCGAGCACTCGGTGCCCTTCGGGGCCATCCGCGCCGTCGCCGAGCACTACGGCGCGATCGGCATCCTGCACCTGGACGCCCACATGGACTTCCGCGAGGCCTTCGAGGGCTTCGCGTGGTCGCACGCGTCGATCATGCACAACGTGCTCTCGCGTATCCCGCAGGTGACCAAGCTCGTGCAGGTCGGCATCCGCGACGTCGGCGAGCGGGAGCTCGAGTTCGCCCGCGCCCAGGGCGGCCGCGTCGAAGTCCGCTACGACGACGTCTGGGCGGAGCAGCTCGGCAACGGCACCCGCTTCAACGACCTCGCGGCGTCGGTGATCGCCGCTCTGCCCGACAAGGTCTACGTCTCCTTCGACATCGACGCGCTTGACCCCTCGCTCTGCCCGAACACCGGCACCCCCGTGCCCGGCGGCCTGTCGTTCAATCAGGCCTCGCTGATCCTGCAGATGCTCCGCGAGAGCGGCAAGACCGTGGTCGGCTTCGACCTTGTGGAGGTCGCGCCCGGCGCGGAGGAGGCCCCGGAGTGGGACGCGAACGTGGGCGCCCGCGTCCTCTACAAGCTCTGCGGCGCGGCCATGCCGCGCTAA
- the rpmI gene encoding 50S ribosomal protein L35 yields MPKNKNHKGLAKRMRITKTGKIRHRSANHKHLRSGKGGKRLRQLRKDPYMSSADAKRLEKLLFRRLRGRNAPKAALRRSPSPAERRAARAEKAGAAKATAKKD; encoded by the coding sequence ATGCCGAAGAACAAGAACCACAAGGGCCTCGCGAAGCGGATGCGGATCACCAAGACCGGCAAGATCCGCCACCGCTCCGCTAACCACAAGCACTTGCGCTCGGGCAAGGGCGGCAAGCGCCTGCGTCAGCTCCGCAAGGACCCCTACATGTCCTCCGCGGACGCCAAGCGGCTCGAGAAGCTCCTGTTCCGCCGCCTCCGCGGGCGCAACGCCCCCAAGGCCGCGCTCCGCCGCAGCCCCTCGCCCGCGGAGCGTCGCGCCGCCCGCGCTGAGAAGGCCGGCGCCGCGAAGGCGACGGCCAAGAAGGACTGA